One genomic region from Bradyrhizobium icense encodes:
- a CDS encoding methyltransferase, which yields METTIRVRRTAIAAELPSAVPLMALSTGFWAFKTLAAAHELDLFSSLAGGAGTTVAELAEALGLHQRPAEMLLTGCAALGLLEKTGGRYRNTPLSEAYLVKGKPYYFGGFVQMLDKRLYPGWGRLTEALRTNRPTTWDPAAQSSIFDGEDPMMLALFWEAMHSVSTMTARKLGEAVDLSHFRRLLDIGGGSGAYDIELCKQYGMLRATVFDLPHVAAIAAGKIAEAGLTGRIETAGGSFFEQLPKDHDAHLLSMILHDWDEAKNRALLRRSFEALPSGGAVVISELLVNDEKTGPAPAALMSLNMLIETEGRNYTPAEYSAWLEETGFRHIETVWFDAPAANGAVIGRKP from the coding sequence ATGGAAACGACAATCCGTGTAAGGCGCACAGCGATCGCGGCGGAGCTTCCTTCCGCCGTCCCGCTGATGGCGCTTTCGACCGGTTTCTGGGCCTTCAAGACTCTGGCCGCTGCGCACGAATTGGACCTCTTCAGCAGCCTTGCGGGCGGCGCCGGCACCACGGTTGCGGAGCTGGCGGAAGCGCTCGGCCTGCATCAACGCCCCGCCGAGATGCTGTTGACCGGCTGCGCTGCACTCGGGCTCCTGGAGAAAACGGGCGGCCGCTATCGCAACACGCCCTTAAGCGAAGCCTATCTCGTGAAGGGCAAGCCGTATTACTTCGGCGGCTTTGTGCAGATGCTCGACAAGCGGCTCTATCCCGGCTGGGGCAGACTTACCGAAGCGCTGCGCACGAACCGGCCAACCACGTGGGACCCGGCGGCGCAATCCTCGATTTTCGACGGCGAGGATCCGATGATGCTGGCGCTCTTCTGGGAGGCGATGCATTCGGTCTCCACGATGACCGCGCGCAAGCTCGGCGAAGCCGTGGATCTCAGTCATTTCCGCCGCCTCCTGGACATCGGCGGCGGATCGGGCGCGTACGACATCGAGCTTTGCAAACAGTACGGGATGCTGCGTGCGACCGTGTTTGACTTGCCGCATGTGGCCGCGATCGCGGCGGGAAAGATTGCCGAGGCCGGTTTGACCGGTCGGATCGAGACCGCAGGCGGCAGCTTCTTCGAGCAGCTTCCGAAAGATCACGACGCGCATCTCCTGTCGATGATCCTGCACGATTGGGACGAGGCGAAGAACCGCGCCCTGCTGCGCCGGTCCTTCGAGGCTTTGCCGAGCGGCGGCGCAGTCGTCATCAGCGAGCTTCTCGTCAATGACGAAAAGACCGGACCAGCGCCGGCCGCGCTGATGAGCCTCAACATGTTGATCGAGACGGAAGGACGAAACTACACGCCGGCCGAATATTCGGCGTGGCTAGAGGAAACCGGATTCCGGCACATCGAGACGGTCTGGTTCGACGCACCAGCCGCGAACGGTGCCGTAATCGGCCGCAAACCATAA
- a CDS encoding S1C family serine protease — protein MSGTIAAIVVIASIAHAQTINTRWQTPFAGEPSTLMHRVADNRGGGGPGDFADLAERVQPAVIGVSSKAAATSRGLSDRLFGTPDQGPPNKQIPAPNVRDQLVSFGSGFFISPDGYAVTNSHVVEDGDTAEIRTNDNKTYPAKVIGKDSLTDVALIKVDGRSDFSHVTLVDQLPRVGDWVLAAGSPFGLGGTVTAGIVSARERDIETGSAMDFIQIDAPINQGNSGGPTFNARGDVVAVNSMILSSSEGSVGVAFAIPADTVKAVVSQLKDKGAVTRGWIGAKVQPVTPDIADSLGVNHLHGAIVASVQDDGPAAKAGLRRGDVITAAEGQPIKNAKELTKKIHATAPGSSIRLGMLREGRENSLNVALGQMPDQPKVPPAIRR, from the coding sequence ATGAGCGGCACCATCGCCGCGATCGTGGTGATCGCGAGCATTGCACACGCACAGACCATCAATACGCGGTGGCAGACTCCTTTCGCGGGCGAGCCCTCGACATTGATGCATCGGGTTGCCGATAATAGAGGTGGCGGTGGACCTGGCGACTTTGCAGATCTCGCCGAAAGAGTTCAACCGGCCGTGATCGGGGTCAGCTCCAAAGCTGCTGCGACCTCCAGAGGCCTTTCCGACCGATTATTCGGTACACCTGATCAGGGGCCTCCGAACAAGCAGATTCCAGCGCCGAATGTCCGTGATCAACTGGTCTCGTTTGGCTCTGGCTTCTTCATCTCCCCGGACGGTTATGCCGTGACGAACAGTCACGTCGTGGAAGACGGCGATACGGCCGAGATCCGCACCAATGACAACAAGACCTACCCCGCAAAAGTCATAGGAAAGGATTCATTGACTGACGTCGCCCTGATCAAAGTCGATGGGCGCAGCGACTTCAGTCATGTAACACTCGTCGATCAACTGCCGCGCGTCGGCGATTGGGTGTTGGCTGCCGGCAGCCCGTTCGGGCTAGGAGGCACGGTCACGGCCGGCATCGTTTCAGCGCGCGAGCGCGACATCGAAACGGGCTCCGCGATGGATTTCATCCAAATCGATGCGCCGATCAACCAAGGCAATTCTGGCGGCCCGACCTTTAATGCCCGCGGCGACGTCGTCGCCGTCAACAGCATGATCCTTTCATCCTCGGAAGGCTCGGTGGGCGTTGCTTTTGCGATCCCTGCAGACACGGTCAAGGCAGTGGTATCGCAACTGAAAGACAAGGGAGCTGTCACGCGCGGATGGATAGGCGCTAAAGTTCAACCGGTCACTCCGGACATTGCCGACAGCCTCGGCGTGAACCATCTGCACGGTGCGATCGTGGCCAGCGTTCAGGACGACGGTCCGGCTGCCAAGGCCGGATTGAGACGCGGGGACGTGATCACCGCGGCGGAGGGGCAGCCGATCAAGAACGCCAAAGAATTGACCAAGAAGATCCATGCGACGGCGCCAGGCTCCTCGATCCGGCTCGGCATGCTTCGCGAAGGAAGGGAGAACTCATTGAATGTGGCATTGGGTCAGATGCCTGATCAGCCCAAGGTCCCTCCGGCCATTCGCAGGTAG
- a CDS encoding SDR family NAD(P)-dependent oxidoreductase — translation MLLRGKTAVISGAASPRGIGLSTARRFAAEGARVAILDIDGTAAEAASKSLEAVSGGPHLGLGCDVADRESCMKAIDDVVAAFGQIDILINNAGITQPVKLLEITPADWERIQDVNLKGVLFLSQAVIPHMRSRKSGSIACMSSVSAQRGGGIFGGPHYSAAKAGVLGLAKAMAREFGPDGIRVNCVTPGLIGTDITAGKLTAEMKAKILEGIPLGRLGQADDVAGIYTFLASDLSAYVTGAVIDVNGGMLIH, via the coding sequence ATGCTGCTACGCGGCAAGACGGCGGTTATTTCGGGCGCGGCCTCGCCGCGCGGAATTGGTCTTTCAACCGCCCGGCGGTTTGCGGCGGAAGGTGCCCGGGTCGCGATCCTCGACATCGACGGCACCGCGGCGGAAGCTGCATCGAAGAGCCTGGAGGCCGTTTCCGGCGGACCGCACCTCGGCCTTGGATGCGACGTTGCCGATCGGGAGTCCTGCATGAAGGCCATCGACGACGTCGTCGCCGCCTTCGGCCAGATCGATATCCTGATCAACAATGCCGGCATCACCCAGCCGGTGAAGCTGCTCGAAATCACGCCGGCAGACTGGGAGCGCATCCAGGACGTCAATCTCAAGGGCGTGCTCTTTCTCTCGCAGGCGGTGATCCCGCATATGCGCTCGCGCAAGTCCGGTTCGATCGCCTGCATGTCGTCGGTCTCGGCGCAGCGCGGCGGCGGCATTTTCGGCGGCCCGCATTATTCCGCGGCCAAGGCCGGCGTGCTGGGACTGGCCAAGGCCATGGCGCGCGAGTTCGGACCCGACGGCATCCGTGTCAATTGCGTCACGCCCGGCCTGATCGGAACCGACATCACCGCCGGCAAGCTCACCGCCGAGATGAAGGCGAAGATACTCGAAGGCATTCCGCTCGGCCGCCTCGGCCAAGCCGACGACGTTGCGGGAATCTATACGTTCCTTGCGTCCGACCTGTCCGCCTACGTCACGGGGGCGGTGATCGACGTCAACGGCGGCATGCTCATCCACTGA
- a CDS encoding transketolase produces the protein METVGTIANTPTLAQRAHNIRRNALRMGEVQGQGYIAQALDIADVLAVAYFHAMHYRPEEPSWEGRDRFLLSNGHYAIALYAALIEAGIIPEAELETYGSDESRLPMSGMASCTPGMEMSGGSLGLGLAIAVGMALGLKRKNSSARVYTLFSDGELDEGSVWEAIMSAAHHRLDNLIAIVDVNNQQADGPSTEMMAFEPLVDKLTAFGWLVQRVDGNDLDAVVAAFDAAKSHAEARPRIIVADTLMGKGVPFLEQREKNHFIRVEPHEWQLALDALEAGRQS, from the coding sequence ATGGAAACGGTTGGGACAATTGCCAACACGCCGACGCTGGCGCAGCGCGCCCACAACATCCGCCGTAACGCGCTGCGGATGGGTGAAGTCCAGGGCCAGGGCTATATCGCGCAGGCGCTTGACATCGCCGACGTGCTTGCCGTCGCCTACTTCCACGCTATGCACTACCGGCCGGAGGAGCCGTCGTGGGAAGGCCGCGATCGGTTCTTGCTCTCGAACGGCCACTATGCCATCGCGCTTTATGCGGCCTTGATCGAGGCCGGGATCATTCCCGAAGCGGAGCTCGAGACCTATGGCAGCGACGAAAGCCGTCTGCCGATGTCCGGCATGGCTTCCTGCACGCCGGGCATGGAGATGTCGGGCGGCTCGCTCGGGCTCGGCCTTGCCATCGCCGTGGGGATGGCGCTCGGGCTGAAGCGCAAGAATTCCAGCGCGCGGGTCTACACGCTGTTCTCCGACGGCGAGCTTGACGAGGGCTCGGTGTGGGAAGCGATCATGTCGGCCGCGCACCACAGGCTCGACAATCTGATCGCCATCGTCGACGTCAACAACCAGCAGGCCGACGGCCCTTCGACCGAAATGATGGCGTTCGAGCCGCTGGTGGACAAGCTCACCGCGTTCGGCTGGCTCGTGCAGCGCGTCGACGGCAACGACCTCGATGCGGTGGTGGCCGCGTTCGACGCCGCCAAGTCCCACGCCGAGGCCAGGCCGCGCATCATCGTCGCCGACACGCTGATGGGCAAAGGCGTTCCGTTCCTCGAGCAGCGCGAGAAGAACCACTTCATCCGCGTCGAGCCGCACGAATGGCAACTCGCGCTTGACGCGCTCGAAGCAGGGAGGCAGTCATGA
- a CDS encoding transketolase family protein, producing MKPTASATPGKPRLTTSAMIASIAAEGQRTKPAPFGHALVELARNRADVVGMTADLGKYTDLHIFAKAFPDRYYQMGMAEQLLFGAASGLAAEGFTPFATTYAVFASRRAYDFIHQTIAEEDRNVKIVCALPGLTSGYGPSHQAAEDLALFRAMPNMTVVDPCDAQEIEQLVPAIAAHQGPVYVRLLRGQVPVVLDEYGYKFELGRAALIRDGSDVLIISTGLMTMRALEAAKELAGDRVDAAVLHVPTIKPLDAETILREARKPGRLVVVAENHTVIGGLGEAVAGLLMRSGVHPVFRQIALPDEFLAAGALPTLHDRYGISTAEVSRQIKQWLGRSRPC from the coding sequence ATGAAGCCCACTGCATCAGCTACGCCGGGCAAGCCGCGCCTGACCACGTCGGCCATGATCGCCTCGATTGCGGCCGAGGGGCAAAGGACGAAGCCCGCGCCTTTCGGGCACGCACTCGTCGAACTCGCCCGCAACCGCGCCGACGTGGTCGGCATGACGGCCGATCTCGGCAAGTACACCGACTTGCACATCTTCGCCAAGGCATTCCCCGACCGCTACTACCAGATGGGCATGGCCGAGCAGCTTCTGTTCGGCGCCGCCTCGGGCCTCGCTGCCGAAGGCTTCACGCCATTCGCGACGACCTATGCGGTGTTTGCTTCCCGCCGCGCCTATGATTTCATCCATCAAACGATTGCGGAGGAAGACCGCAACGTGAAGATCGTCTGCGCCTTGCCCGGCCTGACCTCCGGCTATGGCCCGAGCCATCAGGCGGCCGAGGATCTCGCGCTGTTCCGCGCCATGCCGAACATGACCGTAGTCGATCCCTGCGACGCGCAGGAGATCGAGCAACTGGTGCCGGCCATCGCCGCCCATCAAGGTCCGGTCTATGTGCGGCTGCTGCGCGGCCAGGTACCGGTGGTGCTGGACGAGTACGGCTACAAGTTCGAGCTCGGCAGGGCGGCCCTCATTCGTGACGGCAGCGATGTCCTGATCATCTCCACCGGCCTCATGACCATGCGTGCGCTCGAAGCCGCGAAGGAGCTTGCCGGCGATCGTGTGGATGCCGCCGTGCTGCACGTTCCTACCATCAAGCCGCTCGATGCCGAGACGATCCTGCGCGAAGCCCGCAAGCCGGGCCGCCTGGTCGTCGTCGCCGAGAACCACACGGTGATCGGCGGCCTCGGCGAAGCGGTCGCGGGTTTATTGATGCGTTCGGGCGTCCATCCGGTGTTCCGGCAGATCGCGCTGCCCGACGAATTTCTCGCTGCCGGCGCACTGCCGACGTTGCACGACCGCTACGGAATTTCGACCGCGGAAGTGTCAAGGCAGATCAAGCAGTGGCTAGGGCGCTCACGACCCTGTTGA
- a CDS encoding LysR substrate-binding domain-containing protein, which produces MLSSIPISAIRAFEAAARTGSFRDAASELHLTPSAVSHAIRKLESAMSTTLFERSARSIRLTPAGHNLMRHAGAAFDNLRRGIEEVAGRGPQLLRVHCAPSFAAQWLAPRLAKFIAAEPRLEVRLAASTEYARFSNDDFDLDIVYGQPRNDALEIIPLGEETVTPLCTPALAKKIRKPKDLFGQVLIRSEVKQVQWHQWFAANGLESPAIHGMRFDRSFLAIAMASSGLGVTLESTRLAEREIETGRLVAPLAGRSVDISYVGHHLVFPRANRQRRAVRAFADWIMAELDRTTTRP; this is translated from the coding sequence TTGTTGTCCAGTATCCCGATTTCGGCGATCCGCGCCTTCGAGGCGGCCGCGCGCACCGGCTCCTTCCGCGACGCTGCGAGCGAACTCCATTTGACGCCGAGCGCCGTCAGTCACGCGATCCGCAAGCTGGAAAGCGCGATGAGCACCACGCTGTTCGAGCGCAGCGCCCGATCGATCCGGTTGACGCCGGCCGGACACAACCTGATGCGTCACGCCGGTGCCGCGTTCGACAATCTGCGCCGCGGAATCGAGGAGGTCGCGGGCCGCGGGCCGCAACTGCTTCGGGTGCATTGCGCGCCGAGCTTCGCGGCGCAGTGGCTGGCGCCGCGTCTTGCGAAGTTCATCGCCGCCGAACCCAGGCTGGAAGTGCGGCTCGCCGCCAGCACCGAATATGCCCGGTTCAGCAATGACGATTTCGATCTCGATATCGTCTATGGGCAGCCCAGGAACGATGCCCTGGAGATCATTCCGCTCGGCGAGGAGACCGTGACGCCGCTGTGCACGCCGGCGCTAGCCAAGAAAATCCGCAAGCCGAAGGACCTGTTCGGCCAGGTGCTCATCCGCTCCGAGGTCAAGCAGGTGCAGTGGCATCAATGGTTCGCCGCGAACGGGCTTGAGTCACCCGCGATCCACGGCATGCGTTTCGACCGCAGCTTTCTTGCGATCGCCATGGCATCGAGCGGTCTCGGCGTTACGCTGGAATCGACGCGTCTTGCCGAGCGCGAGATCGAGACGGGCAGATTGGTCGCTCCGCTCGCCGGCCGGTCCGTCGATATCAGCTATGTCGGCCACCATCTCGTCTTCCCCCGCGCCAACCGGCAGCGCCGCGCGGTGCGGGCATTCGCCGATTGGATCATGGCAGAGCTTGATCGGACCACCACGCGGCCTTAG
- a CDS encoding DUF1127 domain-containing protein: MSVIVNTLTSWKETASGTAASSHRRPGWGLRFLHWCIQCSERSQQRQALAELDDHFLKDIGKTRQEAMAEAAKPFWK; encoded by the coding sequence ATGTCCGTTATTGTCAACACGCTCACGAGTTGGAAGGAAACCGCGAGCGGAACCGCGGCGTCCAGCCATCGTCGACCTGGATGGGGATTACGGTTCCTACACTGGTGTATCCAGTGTTCGGAGCGGTCGCAGCAGCGACAAGCCTTGGCGGAGCTCGATGACCACTTTCTCAAGGACATCGGCAAGACGCGGCAAGAGGCCATGGCCGAAGCAGCCAAGCCATTCTGGAAATGA
- a CDS encoding PLP-dependent aminotransferase family protein, giving the protein MPVQFEGREEKIRRKRRRAMTVAFHISLVGRSDLSGEIYRQIRQAILDGRLRPGERLSSTRELAAALTVARSTVTIAYESLVAEGFATSHTGAGTFVSHQLEAKRPASKTRRSTVRAIRVRGVWETIALPIGFDRAARFDFRTGLPDASLFPHRAWRRVVARALRSREMATGVYENPAGIWDLRTAIARQIGISRSVAASPDDVIVTNGTQQALDIVARVLLGPSDVVAMEDPGYRPLKELLKALGARVIGVPVDREGLVVEALPAEARVVYVTPSHQFPLGVAMSLSRRRALLAWAERNNAVVVEDDYDSEFRFGGRPLEPLQTIDSTGRVVYVGTFSKTLLPALRLAFMVVPPSLREAAHKAKFVTDWHTATIAQSALAQFIDEGAFVRHIRRVSRIYSERHEMLTAEIRRNFGDYLDLVPSSTGLHITACARGASADHIDAIVSRAFDLGVAVDPMSRCQVDRKPPAGIILGYGAIETARIAEGLRRLRRCFDERMSRRPNYLEHRIM; this is encoded by the coding sequence TTGCCGGTCCAATTCGAAGGAAGAGAAGAGAAGATTCGAAGGAAGAGAAGAAGGGCCATGACTGTGGCTTTTCATATCAGTCTTGTTGGTCGAAGTGACCTCAGTGGCGAGATCTACCGTCAGATCCGCCAGGCAATTCTGGACGGGCGCCTTCGGCCAGGAGAGCGCCTGTCATCCACGCGAGAACTGGCCGCCGCGCTGACGGTTGCGCGATCGACGGTAACGATCGCTTATGAAAGCCTTGTCGCGGAAGGATTCGCAACATCCCATACGGGCGCCGGGACGTTCGTCAGCCATCAGCTTGAGGCAAAACGTCCGGCATCGAAAACAAGACGATCGACGGTCCGCGCAATTCGGGTGCGCGGAGTTTGGGAGACGATAGCGCTTCCGATAGGCTTTGACCGCGCGGCGCGTTTCGACTTCAGAACCGGGCTTCCGGACGCTTCGTTGTTTCCACACCGAGCCTGGCGGCGGGTCGTCGCCCGTGCGCTGCGCTCGCGCGAGATGGCGACAGGCGTCTACGAGAATCCTGCGGGCATTTGGGACCTGCGCACGGCGATCGCTCGCCAGATCGGCATCTCACGCAGCGTTGCCGCATCGCCCGACGACGTCATTGTGACGAATGGCACCCAACAAGCACTCGACATCGTCGCTCGCGTGCTTCTCGGACCCAGTGATGTCGTTGCGATGGAGGATCCGGGCTATCGGCCTCTAAAGGAGTTGCTCAAGGCGCTGGGCGCGCGCGTGATCGGTGTGCCGGTCGACCGCGAAGGTCTCGTCGTGGAGGCGCTGCCAGCCGAGGCCAGGGTGGTCTACGTGACGCCGTCGCATCAGTTTCCCCTCGGCGTGGCCATGAGCCTGTCGCGTCGACGTGCGCTGCTTGCCTGGGCCGAGCGCAACAACGCGGTTGTCGTCGAGGACGACTATGACAGCGAGTTTCGCTTCGGCGGGCGTCCGCTCGAGCCGCTTCAGACCATCGATTCGACCGGTCGCGTTGTGTATGTCGGAACGTTCTCAAAGACGTTGCTGCCAGCTCTCCGGCTGGCCTTCATGGTCGTGCCGCCGTCGCTGCGAGAGGCGGCGCACAAGGCGAAGTTCGTCACCGATTGGCATACAGCGACAATAGCGCAGAGCGCGCTGGCGCAGTTCATCGACGAGGGCGCGTTTGTGCGCCACATTCGCAGGGTGAGCCGCATCTACAGCGAACGGCATGAGATGCTGACCGCGGAGATCAGGAGGAACTTCGGCGATTACCTCGACCTCGTTCCATCGAGCACCGGGCTGCACATCACCGCTTGCGCCCGAGGCGCGTCGGCCGATCATATCGATGCGATTGTATCACGAGCCTTTGATCTCGGCGTTGCCGTTGATCCGATGTCGCGCTGTCAGGTGGACAGAAAGCCTCCGGCCGGCATCATCCTGGGATATGGGGCGATCGAGACGGCGCGGATTGCCGAAGGGCTGAGGCGGCTGCGCAGATGCTTCGATGAACGTATGTCTCGACGCCCGAACTATCTTGAGCATAGAATTATGTAG